From Afipia carboxidovorans OM5, one genomic window encodes:
- a CDS encoding vWA domain-containing protein, with translation MFLKFFTSLRQAHVPVTLREYLTLMEALDAGLAGHNVENFYYLSRAALVKDERNLDKFDRVFGETFKGLESLADAVDETAIPSEWLKKLTEKYLSDEEKAKLEELGWNKLMETLRQRLEEQKKRHQGGSKWIGTGGTSPFGAYGYNPAGIRIGQDGNRNFRAVKVWDRREFKDLDGDVELGVRNIKVALRRLRKFARTGAAEELDLDTTIKQSANRGYLDVHLRPERHNAVKVLLFFDIGGSMDAYVAQVEELFSAARTEFKHMEYFYFHNCLYESVWKNNRRRFNERTPTWDVLHKYPSDYKVIFVGDAAMSPYEIAVPGGSVEHVNAEPGAVWLQRVVQTYPNVVWLNPEQRRYWDYSESTTMIRSLFEGRMYPLTLEGLDEAIRELAR, from the coding sequence ATGTTTCTGAAATTCTTCACATCGTTGCGACAGGCGCATGTGCCGGTCACACTGCGCGAGTACCTCACGCTAATGGAGGCGCTCGACGCGGGTTTGGCCGGGCACAATGTGGAGAATTTCTATTACCTGTCGCGCGCTGCGCTGGTGAAGGACGAACGCAATCTCGACAAGTTCGACCGGGTGTTCGGTGAAACCTTCAAGGGACTGGAGTCGCTTGCGGACGCGGTGGATGAGACCGCCATTCCGTCCGAATGGCTGAAGAAGCTCACCGAGAAATACTTAAGCGACGAAGAGAAGGCGAAGCTCGAAGAGCTCGGCTGGAACAAGCTGATGGAGACGCTGCGCCAGCGGCTGGAGGAGCAGAAGAAACGCCATCAGGGCGGCAGCAAGTGGATCGGCACGGGCGGCACCTCGCCGTTCGGCGCCTATGGCTACAACCCCGCCGGCATCCGCATCGGGCAGGACGGCAACCGCAACTTCCGCGCGGTGAAAGTGTGGGACCGCCGCGAGTTCAAGGATCTCGATGGCGATGTCGAACTCGGCGTGCGCAACATCAAGGTGGCGCTGCGCCGGCTGCGCAAGTTCGCTCGCACCGGCGCCGCCGAAGAACTCGATCTCGATACCACCATCAAGCAATCCGCCAATCGCGGTTATCTCGATGTGCATCTGCGCCCCGAGCGGCACAACGCAGTCAAGGTGCTGCTGTTCTTCGACATCGGCGGATCGATGGATGCGTATGTCGCGCAGGTCGAGGAATTGTTTTCGGCGGCGCGGACCGAGTTCAAGCACATGGAGTATTTCTACTTCCACAACTGCCTCTACGAGAGCGTGTGGAAGAACAACCGCCGCCGCTTCAACGAGCGGACCCCGACCTGGGACGTGCTGCACAAATATCCGTCCGACTATAAAGTGATCTTCGTCGGCGATGCCGCGATGAGCCCGTATGAAATCGCGGTGCCGGGCGGCTCGGTCGAGCACGTCAATGCCGAGCCCGGCGCGGTCTGGCTGCAGCGGGTGGTGCAGACTTATCCGAACGTCGTCTGGCTCAATCCCGAACAACGCCGATATTGGGATTATTCGGAATCCACCACCATGATCCGGTCGTTGTTTGAAGGTCGAATGTATCCGCTGACGCTGGAAGGCCTCGACGAGGCGATCCGCGAGCTTGCGCGATAG
- the sseA gene encoding 3-mercaptopyruvate sulfurtransferase produces the protein MTTNDPLVSAQWLRAHLADPAVKVMDASYRMPAMRPPTTAEDYAARHIPGAVFFDVDAIADRSSSLPHMLPSPEQFARDVGNLGIGNDDLVIVYDRGDYMGAPRAWWMFGVFGHDRVRVLDGGLKTWLAEGGAVDDHPVMPAPKTYRAQFDKARVRSLGELQQNLDSRREQVIDARSRERYEGTAPEPWPGRRSGRIPGSLNVPFTDLVDPATGALRPVDELRTIFASAHADLAKPIVTSCGSGVTAGVISLALARLGVDSALYDGSWAEWGLPDGPPVATGKP, from the coding sequence ATGACGACAAACGATCCGCTGGTCTCGGCGCAATGGCTGCGCGCGCATCTCGCCGATCCCGCCGTGAAGGTGATGGATGCGTCCTATCGGATGCCGGCGATGCGCCCGCCGACAACGGCGGAGGATTATGCCGCGCGCCACATTCCGGGTGCGGTGTTCTTCGATGTCGATGCCATCGCGGATCGGTCGAGTTCGCTGCCGCATATGCTGCCGTCGCCGGAGCAGTTCGCGCGCGACGTCGGCAACCTTGGCATCGGCAATGACGATCTTGTCATCGTCTACGATCGCGGCGATTACATGGGCGCGCCGCGCGCCTGGTGGATGTTCGGCGTATTCGGCCATGATCGTGTCCGTGTGCTGGATGGCGGCTTGAAGACATGGCTCGCTGAAGGTGGCGCCGTTGACGATCATCCCGTGATGCCTGCTCCGAAAACGTATCGTGCGCAGTTCGACAAGGCGCGCGTGCGCTCGCTCGGCGAGTTGCAGCAGAATCTCGACAGCCGCCGAGAGCAGGTGATCGATGCGCGCTCGCGCGAGCGTTATGAAGGCACCGCGCCGGAGCCTTGGCCCGGGCGGCGCTCGGGGCGTATTCCCGGCAGCCTCAATGTACCCTTCACCGATCTGGTTGATCCCGCAACCGGCGCGTTGCGCCCGGTAGATGAGTTGCGCACGATCTTTGCGTCGGCTCACGCCGATTTAGCGAAGCCGATCGTCACCTCCTGCGGCTCGGGCGTCACCGCCGGCGTGATCTCGCTGGCCTTGGCGCGGCTTGGTGTCGACAGCGCGCTCTATGATGGCTCGTGGGCGGAATGGGGCTTGCCCGATGGCCCGCCGGTTGCGACCGGTAAGCCTTGA
- a CDS encoding rhodanese-like domain-containing protein: MAQTIHRGIKTLLEEANREVETIKAKDLMAALKDDHLVIVDLRDPRELEREGRIPGAFHCPRGMLEFWIDPESPYAKPVFQQNRKFVFHCASGWRSALAAKTAQDMGLKPVAHLEGGFTAWREAGGPIEKVEPRKPKE, translated from the coding sequence ATGGCTCAGACGATCCACCGCGGCATCAAGACGCTGCTCGAAGAGGCGAACCGCGAGGTCGAGACGATCAAGGCGAAGGACCTGATGGCGGCGTTGAAAGACGATCATCTCGTCATCGTCGATCTGCGCGATCCGCGCGAGCTTGAGCGGGAAGGGCGCATCCCCGGCGCCTTCCATTGCCCGCGCGGCATGCTGGAATTCTGGATCGATCCCGAAAGCCCTTATGCCAAGCCGGTGTTTCAGCAGAACAGGAAATTTGTATTTCACTGCGCCTCCGGCTGGCGCTCGGCGCTGGCCGCCAAGACCGCGCAGGACATGGGGCTGAAGCCGGTCGCCCATCTCGAAGGCGGCTTCACGGCGTGGCGTGAGGCGGGCGGACCGATCGAGAAGGTCGAGCCGCGCAAGCCGAAAGAGTGA